A portion of the Stigmatella aurantiaca DW4/3-1 genome contains these proteins:
- a CDS encoding dipeptidase, with protein MSDVNELHRRWCIADGHADSLMWNRDLCVQSKEGHVDFPRLHQAGVKLQCFTLVTRGFPFVGGFPLFAAWRGWPREARSSEWARALWQIDQLRAFCHRSEGRVRVTTSGAALEENLAEGRLSAILGVEGGHALEGQVARIAELHQRGVRFMGLTHLSNNDLGGSSFPMMGNRGLTPLGREVVEEMARVGMSVDVAHASERTLEELFASPTVRFFSSHTGVRGAGGGWRNLSDASLRCIADRGGVVGIILAPVYLGGDTLEDVARHIEHALEVMGEEGVGIGSDYDGMVALPKGMRDVTDLPRLTEVLLRRHPEARVERILGGNFRRFFRETLGG; from the coding sequence ATGAGCGATGTGAACGAACTCCATCGGCGCTGGTGCATCGCGGACGGTCACGCGGATTCGCTCATGTGGAACCGCGATCTGTGCGTCCAGTCCAAGGAAGGGCACGTGGACTTTCCCCGGCTTCACCAGGCCGGGGTGAAGCTGCAGTGCTTTACCCTCGTCACGCGGGGCTTTCCGTTCGTGGGGGGCTTTCCCCTGTTCGCGGCGTGGCGGGGGTGGCCCCGGGAGGCAAGGTCCAGCGAGTGGGCCCGGGCGCTCTGGCAGATCGATCAGCTCCGCGCGTTCTGCCACCGCTCCGAGGGGCGGGTCCGTGTCACCACCTCCGGGGCGGCGCTGGAGGAGAACCTCGCCGAGGGCCGCCTGTCCGCCATTCTGGGCGTGGAGGGAGGCCATGCGCTGGAAGGGCAGGTGGCGCGCATCGCGGAGCTGCACCAGCGGGGGGTCCGCTTCATGGGGCTGACCCACCTGTCCAACAATGATCTCGGGGGCTCCTCCTTTCCCATGATGGGCAACCGGGGGCTCACCCCGCTTGGGCGCGAGGTGGTGGAGGAGATGGCCCGCGTGGGCATGAGCGTGGATGTGGCGCATGCCTCCGAGCGCACGCTGGAGGAGCTCTTCGCCTCGCCCACCGTGCGGTTCTTCTCCTCGCACACCGGCGTCCGGGGGGCGGGCGGCGGGTGGCGCAACCTCTCGGATGCGTCGCTGCGGTGCATCGCCGACCGGGGCGGGGTGGTGGGCATCATCCTCGCCCCCGTGTACCTGGGGGGCGACACGCTGGAGGATGTGGCCCGGCACATCGAGCATGCGCTGGAGGTGATGGGGGAGGAGGGCGTCGGCATTGGCTCGGACTACGATGGGATGGTGGCGCTGCCCAAGGGCATGCGGGACGTGACGGACCTGCCCCGCCTCACCGAGGTGCTGCTGCGGCGCCACCCCGAGGCCCGGGTGGAGCGGATTCTCGGGGGGAACTTCCGGCGTTTCTTCCGGGAGACGCTCGGCGGTTGA
- a CDS encoding alpha/beta hydrolase — protein sequence MVQKGQFLERSTLIPVGSQVMEGTAHRGAKKPPLLIIPPRPEEGGGMDHVVAAELVWAAATAGFPTLRFNHRGVGGSQGTAGTGEALVMDAEAAMRVLLENAQSAHIAVASLHGGAQVALELVSRHPAVGGICLVAPVDVAPAALARLDRSLLVVVGDEDKRLPRAALTASVGKAPRGEIEVVDEAGPSFQRNLPQVGRALAEWLKRLSGE from the coding sequence ATGGTCCAGAAAGGTCAGTTTCTTGAGCGGTCCACGCTCATTCCGGTGGGCAGCCAGGTGATGGAAGGCACGGCGCACCGGGGCGCGAAGAAGCCGCCGCTGCTCATCATTCCTCCCCGGCCCGAGGAGGGGGGAGGCATGGATCACGTCGTCGCGGCGGAGTTGGTGTGGGCCGCCGCCACCGCGGGCTTCCCGACCTTGCGGTTCAACCACCGGGGCGTGGGAGGCAGCCAGGGTACGGCCGGGACGGGGGAGGCGCTCGTGATGGACGCCGAGGCGGCCATGCGCGTGCTGCTGGAGAACGCTCAGAGCGCCCACATCGCGGTGGCTTCGCTGCACGGCGGCGCACAGGTGGCCTTGGAATTGGTGTCACGCCACCCCGCGGTCGGAGGGATTTGCCTCGTGGCCCCCGTGGACGTGGCGCCAGCGGCCCTGGCCCGGTTGGACCGCTCCTTGCTCGTGGTGGTGGGGGACGAGGACAAGCGGTTGCCCCGGGCCGCGCTGACGGCGTCCGTGGGAAAGGCCCCTCGGGGGGAAATCGAGGTCGTGGATGAGGCGGGCCCCAGCTTCCAGAGGAACCTGCCCCAGGTTGGACGGGCGCTGGCCGAGTGGTTGAAGCGGCTGTCCGGCGAATGA
- a CDS encoding serine/threonine-protein kinase: MSLPPEQSTPHPVVLFSAGATSYELIQYLGDTSNGELLLARRRYADTLGSAVIIKRLQGPKSAVEHARLLEEFRLIIQLHHPCIAQVYLVRMHEGSPHVVMEHVEGSSLEAILSCAAMRGQPLSEQFAAYVVGEVADGLHHAHTLRNRQGPLGVIHRDVAPRNIRLGLRGRVKLTDFAVAFSRMEGRIATVGPLLKGDIAYAAPEYLLLHPLDARSDLFSLGVVLLEMLTGKHLLDLEEVEQAMREAGPPTAVQSALRTEVQSWVNPSQMAMRMERFRPEHVERATRALSTPMRAIVMRLLRREPAERFQTALDLRNELWSFLGGTGRCYGPRDAEQEAAQVHADAIERHGGAQLPEEDAFPGGWSGPPRKPMP; encoded by the coding sequence ATGTCCTTACCCCCTGAGCAGTCCACCCCCCATCCCGTCGTCCTCTTCTCTGCTGGAGCCACCTCTTACGAGCTCATTCAATACCTGGGTGACACCAGCAACGGAGAACTGTTGCTGGCCCGTCGCCGCTACGCGGACACCCTCGGCAGTGCGGTGATCATCAAGCGGTTGCAGGGCCCCAAGAGCGCGGTCGAGCACGCCAGGCTCCTGGAGGAGTTCCGGCTCATCATCCAGCTCCACCACCCATGTATCGCCCAGGTTTACCTGGTGCGCATGCACGAGGGCTCCCCCCACGTCGTCATGGAGCACGTGGAGGGCAGCTCCCTGGAGGCGATCCTGAGCTGCGCCGCCATGCGGGGCCAGCCCCTGTCCGAGCAGTTCGCGGCCTACGTCGTGGGGGAGGTGGCCGATGGCCTTCACCATGCCCACACGCTGCGCAACCGCCAGGGCCCCCTGGGCGTCATCCACCGGGATGTCGCCCCCAGGAACATCCGGCTGGGCCTCCGGGGCCGCGTCAAGCTCACGGACTTCGCGGTGGCCTTCTCGCGGATGGAAGGGCGCATCGCGACGGTGGGGCCCCTGCTCAAGGGGGACATTGCCTACGCCGCGCCGGAGTACCTGCTGCTCCACCCGCTGGATGCCCGGTCGGATCTGTTCTCCCTGGGGGTGGTGCTCCTGGAGATGCTGACGGGCAAGCACCTGCTCGATCTGGAAGAGGTCGAACAGGCCATGCGGGAAGCCGGGCCGCCCACGGCCGTGCAGTCCGCGTTGCGCACCGAGGTGCAGAGCTGGGTCAACCCGTCCCAGATGGCCATGCGCATGGAGCGCTTCCGTCCGGAGCACGTGGAGCGCGCCACCCGCGCGCTGTCCACGCCCATGCGCGCCATCGTGATGCGCCTGCTGCGGCGGGAGCCCGCCGAGCGCTTCCAGACGGCGCTGGACCTGCGCAACGAGCTCTGGAGCTTCCTTGGGGGCACGGGGCGCTGCTACGGCCCCCGGGACGCGGAGCAGGAGGCCGCCCAGGTTCACGCCGACGCCATCGAGCGCCATGGGGGGGCGCAGCTTCCGGAGGAAGACGCGTTCCCCGGGGGCTGGTCCGGGCCCCCACGCAAACCCATGCCCTGA
- a CDS encoding HAD-IIB family hydrolase → MSRPASSKRQRPSPRESFPKPLREADFSRVEGVFTDVDGTLTTSHRLRAQTIRALERLAEAGLKVVLVSGRPAGWGEAWARTLPVEGVIVENGGLFFVRGAKGLRKVYLEPPKERAENRRRLRSEVLRVLKRVPGAQLSSDSAYTEVDLAIDYNEEARLGDTAAGRIEALLRERGVTAVRSSVHVNCWLGRFDKLIATRRFAREAWGQALHPEDGRFVYAGDSFNDAPMFQAFALSVGVANVRSVLDRIEAPPAFITRAAEGRGFEELARAILVPRDRLQE, encoded by the coding sequence GTGAGCCGTCCAGCGTCGTCCAAGCGGCAGCGGCCCAGCCCTCGGGAGTCCTTCCCCAAGCCCCTCCGGGAGGCGGACTTCTCCCGGGTGGAGGGGGTCTTCACGGACGTGGATGGCACCCTCACCACGAGCCACCGGCTTCGGGCCCAGACGATTCGCGCGTTGGAGCGCCTGGCCGAGGCGGGCCTGAAGGTCGTGCTGGTGAGCGGGCGTCCCGCGGGGTGGGGGGAGGCCTGGGCGCGCACGCTGCCTGTGGAGGGGGTCATCGTCGAGAACGGGGGGCTGTTCTTCGTGCGGGGCGCGAAGGGCCTTCGCAAGGTGTACCTGGAGCCGCCCAAGGAGCGGGCCGAGAACCGCCGCCGCCTGCGCTCGGAGGTGCTCCGGGTGCTCAAGCGGGTGCCCGGTGCCCAGCTGTCCTCGGACAGCGCGTACACCGAAGTGGACCTGGCCATTGATTACAATGAGGAGGCCCGGCTGGGGGACACGGCGGCGGGGCGCATCGAGGCGTTGCTGCGCGAGCGGGGGGTGACGGCGGTGCGCTCGTCGGTGCACGTCAACTGCTGGCTGGGACGCTTCGACAAGCTCATCGCGACGCGCCGCTTTGCCCGGGAGGCCTGGGGCCAGGCCCTGCACCCCGAGGACGGCCGCTTCGTCTACGCCGGGGATTCTTTCAACGACGCGCCGATGTTCCAGGCCTTTGCCCTCAGCGTGGGTGTGGCCAATGTCCGGAGCGTGCTAGACCGCATCGAGGCGCCGCCGGCCTTCATCACCCGAGCCGCCGAGGGACGAGGTTTCGAGGAGTTGGCCCGCGCCATCCTCGTCCCGCGAGATCGCCTTCAGGAGTGA
- a CDS encoding DUF5818 domain-containing protein yields MTLTGRVVYRDVEGGVWVLEAEDGRTYQLAGGDRKIKKDGQLIEVEGHVDNDVMTIGMSGPVFNVASYRFK; encoded by the coding sequence ATGACGTTGACGGGGCGTGTCGTCTACCGCGACGTCGAAGGCGGGGTATGGGTGCTGGAGGCGGAGGATGGCCGCACCTACCAGCTCGCCGGAGGCGACCGGAAGATCAAGAAAGACGGGCAGCTCATCGAGGTCGAAGGCCACGTCGACAACGATGTGATGACCATCGGCATGTCGGGGCCTGTCTTCAACGTCGCCTCCTATCGCTTCAAGTAG
- the corA gene encoding magnesium/cobalt transporter CorA encodes MKVQVCTLQEGRVLTGGEELLGLPGLKWIDILTPQEEGMRRLAEQFRLHKLAVEDCLHLDQRPKLEEYPEHQFIVLQGFTAGKDICDLTLHEHHFFLGPDWLISVHEFPFEAHDEVRRRVEADPRATLGRGVDFILYMLADSLVDRQFPILDTFGDELEDLETAIFEQPEKHHLQRIFELKRMLVTFRRVLSPQRDVVGLLSRSGITHIQERTTLYFRDVYDHLIRLYEQIDSGRDILGNAMDGYLSMVANKTNDITKQLTIFATLFLPLSFIVGFFGQNFDQLSGRGFYYSMWALIVAFPLALIAWFRHNKWL; translated from the coding sequence ATGAAGGTACAGGTCTGCACCCTCCAGGAAGGACGGGTCCTCACCGGGGGGGAAGAGCTGCTCGGCCTTCCCGGGCTCAAGTGGATCGACATCCTCACCCCCCAAGAGGAAGGGATGCGGCGGCTCGCCGAGCAATTCCGCCTCCACAAGCTGGCCGTCGAGGACTGCCTCCACCTGGACCAGCGCCCCAAGCTCGAGGAGTACCCCGAACACCAGTTCATCGTCCTTCAAGGTTTCACTGCGGGAAAGGACATCTGCGACCTGACCCTACACGAGCACCACTTTTTCCTCGGGCCCGACTGGCTCATCAGTGTTCACGAGTTTCCTTTCGAGGCCCACGACGAGGTGCGCCGCCGCGTGGAGGCGGATCCCCGCGCAACGCTCGGGCGCGGGGTGGACTTCATCCTCTACATGCTGGCGGACTCGCTGGTGGACCGGCAGTTCCCCATCCTGGACACCTTCGGCGATGAGCTGGAGGACCTGGAGACGGCCATCTTCGAGCAGCCGGAGAAGCATCACCTGCAGCGCATCTTCGAGCTGAAGCGCATGCTGGTGACGTTCCGCCGGGTGCTCTCGCCGCAGCGGGACGTGGTGGGGCTGCTGTCCCGGAGCGGCATCACCCACATCCAGGAGCGCACCACGCTGTATTTCCGGGATGTCTATGATCACCTCATCCGGCTGTACGAGCAGATCGACTCCGGCCGCGACATCCTGGGCAACGCCATGGACGGCTACCTGTCCATGGTGGCCAACAAGACGAACGACATCACCAAGCAGCTCACCATCTTCGCCACCCTCTTCCTGCCGCTGTCGTTCATCGTGGGCTTCTTTGGCCAGAACTTCGACCAGCTCTCGGGCCGGGGCTTCTACTATTCGATGTGGGCGTTGATCGTGGCGTTCCCACTCGCCCTCATCGCCTGGTTCAGGCACAACAAGTGGCTCTGA
- a CDS encoding N,N-dimethylformamidase beta subunit family domain-containing protein has product MGAKTPWGLAVLGVLWACSVQDMGAGRLARQQAPSPHGEQRAATRVDPPVSERVRFVRANGAEVLRGRRGDPSWRRGQPAKPEELEVHVSQHSAQLGEPVSVNVSTPDASVLRMEVFRLGFYGGAGALKVWDGGALRVDPQETFSFAVGEDWVPGLYLVKVTRADGLRSFRSLVVKARRGTEPRT; this is encoded by the coding sequence ATGGGGGCGAAGACCCCGTGGGGGCTGGCGGTGCTGGGGGTGTTGTGGGCGTGTTCGGTGCAGGACATGGGGGCTGGGCGTCTCGCGCGCCAGCAGGCCCCATCCCCGCACGGTGAACAGCGCGCGGCTACCCGTGTGGACCCTCCTGTCTCTGAGCGCGTGCGGTTCGTTCGGGCCAACGGCGCCGAGGTTCTCCGTGGTCGCCGGGGGGACCCGTCCTGGCGCCGGGGGCAGCCCGCGAAGCCCGAGGAGCTTGAGGTCCATGTCTCCCAGCACTCCGCCCAGTTGGGGGAGCCTGTCTCCGTGAATGTCTCCACACCCGATGCCTCGGTGCTGCGGATGGAGGTCTTCCGGTTGGGCTTCTATGGCGGCGCTGGGGCCCTCAAGGTGTGGGATGGGGGGGCCCTGCGGGTGGATCCGCAGGAGACGTTCTCCTTCGCGGTGGGGGAGGACTGGGTCCCCGGTCTCTACCTGGTGAAGGTGACGCGCGCGGATGGGCTTCGCAGTTTCCGCTCCCTGGTGGTCAAGGCGCGGCGGGGGACGGAACCCCGCACGTGA
- a CDS encoding type II CAAX endopeptidase family protein, translated as MSFSLEGEEFPVDASTPQADPPAASLSPLALAIIGLGLVLSLFLTLGAASQLLNAAFGLWFSEIVVFLGVAWVLLRAARYEPVSYTGIRPQGVAPAAFGFALGVANFFALVVPIQYAAQSLAPEWLRAMFDGSRIFEGQSPVELALLLAGVSIAAPVCEEFFFRGLVQKGLLASSLSRAGAVGVTAVVFSAFHLDPVGFLARVELGVLFGVLRLYTGSLWPGILAHSANNVVSSALFLIARQFDTGAAADERPPLQGVLLLMGLGLMAMWGLILLAGKHPSLWGTRQEPPAGTAVDRSLFRWILPWGLGATVALGLLALVDMPGIRLNLLDMRQPLPRLQKDAPDAFHAERAHLMQLRAGVRRGRVPLRAYEEERARQALQHRSDAP; from the coding sequence ATGAGTTTTTCTCTCGAAGGAGAGGAGTTCCCGGTGGACGCTTCCACCCCCCAGGCGGATCCGCCAGCGGCCTCCCTGAGCCCCCTGGCGCTGGCCATCATCGGCCTGGGACTCGTGCTCTCGCTGTTCCTCACCCTGGGCGCGGCGAGCCAACTGCTCAATGCGGCCTTCGGCCTGTGGTTCTCGGAAATTGTCGTCTTCCTGGGCGTCGCCTGGGTGCTGCTGAGGGCCGCCCGTTACGAGCCTGTGTCATACACAGGAATACGCCCCCAGGGGGTGGCCCCCGCCGCCTTCGGCTTCGCCCTGGGCGTGGCCAACTTCTTTGCCCTCGTGGTCCCCATCCAGTACGCCGCCCAGTCGCTGGCGCCAGAGTGGCTGAGGGCGATGTTCGACGGCAGCCGGATCTTCGAGGGCCAGTCCCCCGTGGAGTTGGCCCTGCTGCTCGCGGGCGTCTCCATCGCGGCCCCGGTCTGCGAGGAGTTCTTCTTCCGGGGCCTGGTGCAAAAGGGCCTGCTCGCGTCTTCCCTGTCCCGGGCTGGTGCCGTGGGCGTGACGGCGGTGGTGTTCAGCGCGTTCCACCTGGACCCGGTGGGGTTCCTCGCGCGCGTCGAGTTGGGCGTGCTGTTCGGGGTGCTGCGGCTCTACACCGGCTCGCTCTGGCCCGGGATCCTCGCCCACTCCGCCAACAACGTGGTCTCCTCCGCCCTGTTCCTCATCGCGAGGCAGTTCGACACCGGAGCCGCCGCAGATGAGCGTCCACCCCTCCAAGGCGTCCTGCTGCTGATGGGGCTGGGCTTGATGGCGATGTGGGGGCTGATCCTGCTCGCGGGCAAGCACCCCTCACTCTGGGGGACGCGGCAGGAGCCGCCCGCCGGCACCGCCGTTGACCGCTCCCTCTTCCGGTGGATCTTGCCCTGGGGACTGGGGGCCACCGTGGCCCTGGGGCTCCTGGCCCTCGTGGACATGCCCGGCATCCGCCTGAACCTGCTCGACATGCGGCAGCCGCTCCCACGGCTGCAAAAGGACGCGCCCGACGCGTTCCACGCCGAGCGCGCTCACTTGATGCAGCTCCGGGCTGGGGTCCGGCGGGGGCGCGTGCCCCTGCGGGCCTACGAAGAGGAGCGCGCCCGGCAAGCCCTTCAGCACCGCTCCGACGCGCCGTGA
- a CDS encoding alpha/beta fold hydrolase, translated as MLTVTVDGIPLHYRDVGQGLPVLLLHAFPLNGSAFDRQVAALSGRYRFIVPDQRGFGQSGRGPGPSEMPLLARDALALLDALNIDTAVVGGVSMGGYVAMALLREDAGRVRGLVLADTQATADDEAGRARREASAVEALDKGMEPLVQTLLPRLVAAGPDSPVGQEVAAMMRSAAPAAVAAAQRGMATRQDSKDLLARYAGPTLVVVGEQDGVTPLDKATQLTQLVSGAQLEVIPGAGHLANQEQPGRFNAVLDRFLASLSS; from the coding sequence GTGCTCACCGTGACCGTGGATGGAATCCCCCTGCACTACCGCGATGTGGGCCAGGGGCTGCCCGTGTTGCTGCTCCACGCCTTTCCCTTGAATGGCTCGGCGTTCGACCGGCAGGTGGCCGCGCTGTCGGGACGCTACCGCTTCATCGTCCCGGACCAGCGGGGCTTCGGACAGAGCGGCCGGGGCCCGGGCCCCTCGGAGATGCCCCTCCTGGCGCGCGACGCCCTGGCGCTGCTGGACGCACTGAACATCGACACGGCGGTGGTGGGCGGGGTGTCCATGGGCGGGTATGTGGCCATGGCGCTCCTGCGCGAGGACGCGGGGCGGGTCCGGGGACTGGTGCTCGCGGACACCCAGGCCACCGCGGATGACGAGGCGGGCCGGGCCCGCCGGGAGGCCTCCGCGGTGGAGGCGCTGGACAAGGGCATGGAGCCGCTCGTCCAGACGCTGCTGCCACGCCTGGTGGCCGCCGGTCCTGACTCGCCCGTGGGCCAGGAGGTGGCGGCGATGATGCGAAGCGCGGCTCCCGCCGCGGTGGCGGCGGCCCAGCGGGGCATGGCCACGCGGCAGGACAGCAAGGATCTCCTCGCGCGCTACGCGGGCCCCACGCTCGTGGTGGTGGGGGAGCAGGATGGCGTCACCCCGCTGGACAAGGCGACGCAACTCACGCAGCTTGTCTCGGGCGCTCAGTTGGAAGTCATTCCGGGCGCGGGCCACCTGGCCAATCAGGAGCAACCCGGGCGGTTCAACGCGGTGCTCGACCGTTTCCTGGCCTCCCTTTCCTCCTAG
- a CDS encoding S8 family serine peptidase, which yields MLRRTVAKAVTALVVATAMACSTQPKEGTSVTAVTPAVTPDMAEAGAVVPGAIVVDFKDGTTKEQFDAWEAEWGVDLEFNSVESLDDGLTIADRVEDVEGVLERIRQNPAVEFAEPMRAYRSSYTPNDPDYGKQWNLKMIGMPQAWDSNRGKGVVVAVLDTGIAYEDHEDFKQVPDLKGVKFVQGFDFVNDDVHANDDHGHGTHVAGTIAQATNNGQGVAGVAFEATLMPVKVLNHFGSGTSADIADAIRFAADKGAKVINMSLGGGGYSQTMASAVEYARKKGVTVVAAAGNAGRPRVEFPAAYPGAVAVSAVGPDGALAPYSSYGKELDIAAPGGDKRQGDAGGILQNTIDPRDPARSIYASFQGTSMATPHVAAVAALLYAAGASGPDEVEKALYAGAVRVNGQERTDEYGHGLLNAQKSLEALGGGALIPWPSAWWALALLALVLLTLGRRERPGYFNILATPSFLLPLCLATVGVFFARSWFGGASGVAGDVVNAVSLPIPDWQRIIFGRGKLANPLFYSALIPLGLSFFAIKFRGLRPALGGLSIGFAGFLAYAAWAKAPGLAYLPFTFLAVPWLMVNTFVCLFIARAMLKKEAV from the coding sequence ATGCTTCGAAGGACCGTGGCGAAAGCGGTGACGGCGCTGGTGGTGGCAACGGCCATGGCCTGTTCCACCCAGCCCAAAGAGGGGACATCGGTCACGGCCGTGACCCCGGCAGTGACCCCGGACATGGCCGAAGCAGGGGCGGTGGTACCAGGGGCCATCGTGGTGGACTTCAAGGATGGCACCACCAAGGAACAGTTCGACGCCTGGGAGGCCGAGTGGGGCGTGGACCTGGAGTTCAACTCGGTGGAGAGCCTGGACGATGGGCTCACGATCGCGGATCGTGTGGAGGACGTGGAGGGCGTGCTGGAGCGCATCCGTCAGAATCCGGCCGTCGAATTCGCCGAGCCGATGCGGGCGTACCGGAGCAGCTACACGCCGAATGATCCGGACTACGGCAAGCAGTGGAACCTGAAGATGATCGGCATGCCCCAGGCCTGGGATTCCAACCGGGGCAAAGGGGTGGTGGTGGCGGTGCTGGACACGGGCATCGCCTACGAGGACCACGAGGACTTCAAGCAGGTGCCCGACCTCAAGGGCGTGAAGTTCGTCCAGGGCTTTGACTTCGTGAACGACGACGTGCACGCCAACGATGACCATGGGCATGGCACGCACGTGGCGGGCACCATTGCCCAGGCGACGAACAATGGCCAGGGGGTGGCCGGGGTGGCCTTCGAGGCCACGTTGATGCCGGTGAAGGTGCTCAACCACTTCGGCAGCGGCACGTCGGCGGACATCGCGGATGCCATCCGCTTCGCGGCGGACAAGGGCGCGAAGGTCATCAACATGTCGTTGGGTGGAGGCGGCTACTCGCAGACGATGGCCTCGGCGGTGGAGTACGCGCGCAAGAAGGGCGTGACCGTGGTGGCCGCCGCCGGCAACGCGGGCCGTCCCCGGGTCGAGTTCCCTGCGGCCTACCCGGGCGCGGTGGCGGTCTCGGCGGTGGGCCCTGATGGCGCGCTGGCCCCATATTCCTCTTACGGCAAGGAGCTGGACATCGCGGCGCCGGGCGGAGACAAGCGCCAGGGAGACGCGGGAGGCATTCTCCAGAACACCATCGACCCGCGCGATCCGGCGCGGTCCATCTACGCCTCGTTCCAGGGCACCAGCATGGCGACCCCGCACGTGGCGGCGGTGGCGGCGCTGCTCTATGCGGCGGGCGCCAGTGGACCCGATGAGGTGGAAAAGGCGCTCTACGCGGGTGCGGTCCGGGTCAACGGCCAGGAGCGCACGGACGAGTACGGGCATGGGCTCCTCAACGCGCAGAAGTCCCTGGAGGCCCTCGGTGGGGGAGCCCTCATTCCCTGGCCCTCGGCGTGGTGGGCGCTGGCGCTTCTGGCGCTGGTCCTGCTGACCCTGGGGCGGCGGGAGCGCCCGGGGTACTTCAACATCCTGGCCACCCCGAGCTTCCTGTTGCCCCTGTGTCTGGCCACGGTGGGGGTGTTCTTCGCCCGCTCCTGGTTTGGCGGCGCCTCGGGGGTGGCAGGGGACGTGGTGAACGCGGTGTCGCTGCCCATTCCCGACTGGCAGCGCATCATCTTCGGCCGGGGCAAGCTGGCCAATCCGCTCTTCTACAGCGCGCTCATTCCCTTGGGGCTGTCCTTCTTCGCCATCAAGTTCCGTGGGCTGCGGCCGGCCCTGGGCGGCTTGTCGATCGGCTTCGCGGGCTTCCTGGCCTATGCGGCGTGGGCCAAGGCCCCGGGGCTGGCGTACCTGCCCTTCACCTTCCTGGCGGTGCCCTGGTTGATGGTGAATACCTTCGTCTGTCTCTTCATCGCCCGCGCGATGCTCAAGAAGGAGGCGGTATGA
- a CDS encoding class I SAM-dependent rRNA methyltransferase: MNVVRLELARGLGRHLRAGHPWVFRKALEQVPKIPAGSVVDLTEGGKFVARGYFDPHSAIAVRVLTRDSRETIDAAFMARRVRQALAERRSLIDLTDTDSFRLLHGEGDGLPGVVVDLYAGYAVLKLYSAGLTPYRHLLVEALKAALPELKGIIGRDEVARDDVEEEEGRGTGRMLYGPQAPELIPIRERGATFLVDAWKGQKTGFFLDQRENRFLIRRLAKDREVLNCFCFSGGFSVNAALGGAKSVFSVDLDPDAIALARENFTRNGLPAERHDFLAADVFKIIQSFKDEGRTFDLIILDPPAFAKSQKAVQAAIDGYASLNRQALALLRPGGLLATASCSARVSPNDFMGAVREAAFKAGVDLALVEERYQPPDHPVRLQFPEGKYLKFYVLGAV; the protein is encoded by the coding sequence GTGAACGTCGTCAGACTCGAACTGGCCCGGGGGCTCGGGCGCCACTTGCGCGCCGGCCATCCCTGGGTGTTTCGCAAGGCGCTGGAGCAGGTGCCGAAGATTCCCGCGGGCAGCGTGGTGGATCTCACCGAGGGGGGGAAGTTCGTCGCGCGGGGCTACTTTGATCCGCACTCCGCCATCGCGGTGCGCGTGCTCACGCGGGACTCCCGGGAGACCATTGACGCGGCCTTCATGGCGCGGCGGGTGCGGCAGGCGCTCGCGGAGCGGCGCTCCCTCATCGATCTCACGGATACGGACAGCTTCCGCCTGCTGCACGGAGAGGGAGACGGCCTTCCCGGCGTCGTGGTGGATCTCTATGCGGGCTACGCGGTGCTCAAGCTGTACTCCGCGGGCCTCACCCCCTACCGCCACCTGCTGGTGGAAGCCCTCAAGGCGGCCTTGCCGGAGCTCAAGGGCATCATCGGCCGGGACGAAGTGGCCCGGGACGATGTGGAGGAAGAGGAGGGGCGAGGCACGGGGCGGATGCTCTACGGCCCTCAGGCGCCGGAGCTCATCCCCATCCGCGAGCGGGGCGCCACCTTTCTCGTGGACGCGTGGAAGGGGCAGAAGACGGGCTTCTTCCTGGATCAGCGGGAGAATCGCTTCCTCATCCGCCGGTTGGCGAAGGACCGGGAGGTGCTCAACTGCTTCTGCTTCAGCGGCGGCTTCTCGGTGAACGCGGCGCTGGGCGGGGCCAAGAGCGTCTTCTCGGTGGATCTGGATCCGGACGCCATCGCATTGGCGCGGGAGAACTTCACGCGCAATGGGCTGCCCGCGGAGCGCCATGACTTCCTCGCCGCGGACGTCTTCAAGATCATCCAGTCGTTCAAGGACGAGGGCCGCACGTTCGATCTGATCATTCTGGACCCGCCCGCGTTCGCGAAGAGCCAGAAGGCGGTGCAGGCGGCGATCGATGGGTACGCGTCGCTCAACCGGCAGGCCCTCGCGCTGTTGCGGCCGGGCGGGCTGCTGGCGACAGCGTCCTGCTCGGCGCGTGTGAGCCCGAATGACTTCATGGGGGCGGTGCGGGAGGCGGCTTTCAAGGCGGGCGTGGACCTGGCCCTGGTGGAGGAGCGCTATCAGCCGCCGGACCACCCGGTCCGCCTTCAGTTCCCGGAAGGCAAATACCTCAAGTTCTACGTGCTCGGCGCGGTGTGA